The following are encoded together in the Azotosporobacter soli genome:
- the ptsP gene encoding phosphoenolpyruvate--protein phosphotransferase: MELKGIAASAGYALGHVCFLKEISNDFAATVLPEQREAERERFLAAQVKARLALEELKEKAAKTMGAHQAEVFAAHQMMLEDPTLMEGIFEKIDSASASAEAAVSETVETIAAMFSAMNDDYMRERAADIKDIGLRLLRILQGIEDAAAYQGILAAQDLLPSDTASLDLDKVFGFVTALGGKTSHSSILARAAGIPAVVGLGAQLAELKDGDMLIVDGHAGSVLVNPAQEVIEEYRLRQQREKQLAARLAEIAHLPSVTTDGYEVELAANIGTPENMTKAVAAGAEGVGLFRTEFLFLDKTSVPTEEEQYQAYKTVLEALPKGKIVIRTLDAGGDKQLSFIGGLKEENPALGLRAIRLCLVYRDVFKTQLRALLRAGVHGNLHIMFPMIATLEELRTAKSLLQEAAAELTAEGVVHRKDVPVGIMVEVPAAAMLADELAQEVAFFSIGTNDLVQYTMAADRMNEHVATLSDYFQPPVIRLIGQVAKAAERHGKWVGMCGEMAGDVLSTPLLLGLGLTELSMNARSIPLVKYRVRQLQQTDAKELAEQVLKLSTASAIKAALENFSTRFAD; encoded by the coding sequence ATGGAGTTGAAAGGAATTGCCGCATCTGCAGGGTATGCGTTGGGACATGTTTGCTTTCTCAAAGAAATAAGCAATGATTTTGCGGCGACGGTTTTACCGGAACAGCGCGAAGCGGAACGGGAACGTTTTCTTGCGGCTCAGGTAAAAGCCCGTCTTGCACTGGAAGAATTAAAAGAAAAAGCGGCAAAAACAATGGGCGCGCATCAGGCAGAAGTGTTTGCTGCACATCAAATGATGCTCGAAGATCCGACACTGATGGAAGGTATCTTTGAGAAAATTGATTCCGCTTCAGCCAGCGCGGAAGCGGCTGTCAGCGAAACGGTCGAAACGATTGCGGCCATGTTCAGTGCGATGAATGATGATTATATGCGTGAACGCGCTGCGGACATCAAGGACATTGGATTACGCCTCCTGCGTATCTTGCAAGGCATTGAAGATGCCGCTGCCTATCAGGGCATTTTGGCGGCGCAGGACTTACTGCCTTCAGATACCGCGTCGCTGGATCTTGATAAAGTGTTCGGCTTTGTGACGGCGCTTGGCGGCAAGACTTCCCATAGTTCGATTTTAGCGCGTGCGGCAGGAATCCCGGCTGTTGTCGGCCTTGGCGCGCAACTGGCGGAACTCAAGGATGGCGATATGCTGATTGTCGATGGTCACGCGGGTAGCGTGCTGGTAAATCCGGCGCAAGAAGTCATCGAAGAATACCGTCTGCGTCAGCAACGGGAAAAACAATTGGCTGCTCGCTTAGCAGAAATCGCTCACCTGCCGTCGGTCACTACCGATGGCTATGAAGTGGAACTGGCCGCGAATATAGGCACGCCGGAAAATATGACGAAGGCTGTCGCAGCCGGTGCTGAAGGCGTTGGCTTGTTCCGAACTGAGTTCTTGTTTTTGGATAAAACATCCGTACCGACCGAAGAGGAACAGTATCAGGCATATAAGACTGTCCTCGAAGCGTTACCAAAAGGCAAAATCGTGATTCGGACGCTGGATGCCGGAGGCGATAAGCAACTGTCCTTTATCGGCGGATTGAAAGAAGAAAATCCGGCATTGGGGCTTCGTGCTATTCGGTTATGTCTTGTCTATCGTGATGTTTTCAAGACGCAATTGCGTGCGTTGCTTAGAGCGGGGGTTCACGGCAACTTGCATATCATGTTCCCTATGATTGCAACGCTTGAGGAACTGAGAACGGCCAAGAGTCTTTTGCAAGAAGCGGCGGCAGAGTTGACGGCCGAAGGCGTGGTTCATCGCAAAGATGTTCCTGTCGGAATCATGGTCGAAGTTCCTGCGGCAGCAATGCTTGCAGACGAACTTGCGCAAGAAGTGGCTTTCTTCAGCATTGGCACCAATGATTTGGTTCAGTACACAATGGCGGCGGATCGCATGAATGAACATGTGGCAACGCTGAGTGATTATTTCCAACCGCCGGTAATCCGTCTGATCGGTCAAGTGGCCAAAGCGGCGGAACGTCATGGTAAGTGGGTCGGCATGTGCGGTGAAATGGCAGGTGACGTGCTTTCGACGCCGCTTCTTTTGGGGCTTGGGCTTACTGAATTGTCTATGAATGCGCGGTCGATTCCGCTGGTGAAATATCGCGTGCGGCAACTGCAACAGACGGATGCGAAGGAGTTAGCGGAACAAGTGTTGAAGTTATCTACAGCGTCTGCAATCAAAGCGGCATTGGAAAACTTTTCGACTCGATTTGCAGACTGA
- a CDS encoding HPr family phosphocarrier protein, with protein MTQEMTLNIQNQAGVHARPAAMLAQKAAEFKSQILIHKADRQANAKSIISIMGLGIQCGDQVILKVEGPDAELAVGALSQLVNDKFGEA; from the coding sequence ATGACACAAGAAATGACGTTAAACATTCAAAACCAAGCCGGGGTTCATGCTCGTCCTGCAGCGATGCTGGCACAGAAAGCCGCTGAATTCAAATCGCAAATTTTGATTCATAAAGCCGATCGTCAGGCGAATGCGAAAAGCATCATTAGCATTATGGGGCTAGGCATCCAATGTGGTGATCAAGTCATTCTAAAGGTTGAAGGGCCGGATGCTGAACTGGCAGTAGGCGCGTTATCCCAATTGGTGAATGACAAGTTTGGGGAGGCGTAA
- a CDS encoding PTS sugar transporter subunit IIB: MSIELVRIDDRLIHGQVVMAWHRACPVDRMVVVDDRAANDAIRKMLLETVAPQGVRVSVLTKKQGADALLTNAYGEERLMLLATTPITLLALIECGVDLKAINVGGLGTGPGKRQLTPAVAVDQEEEAAFAELQKLGVQLQIQTIPSDLPLALSDVLPKREA, from the coding sequence ATGTCAATTGAACTGGTACGCATCGATGATCGCTTAATTCATGGTCAGGTCGTGATGGCTTGGCACAGGGCTTGTCCAGTCGATAGAATGGTCGTTGTCGATGATAGAGCGGCAAATGATGCAATTCGTAAAATGCTGCTTGAAACAGTTGCGCCGCAGGGCGTACGCGTTTCGGTGCTGACAAAAAAACAAGGCGCAGATGCGCTGCTGACTAATGCATATGGCGAGGAGCGTCTAATGTTGTTGGCGACAACGCCGATAACTCTGTTGGCCCTCATAGAGTGCGGCGTGGATTTAAAAGCGATAAATGTAGGCGGTTTGGGAACTGGGCCTGGGAAAAGACAACTTACACCTGCTGTAGCGGTCGATCAGGAAGAAGAAGCTGCATTTGCAGAACTTCAAAAGCTTGGCGTACAGCTGCAAATTCAAACTATTCCAAGTGACTTGCCGCTTGCGCTGAGCGATGTTTTGCCGAAGAGAGAAGCGTAA
- a CDS encoding PTS sugar transporter subunit IIA, translated as MIGVVIASHGFLAKALLETAEDLLGKQSAVAVLCFETGAAPARLQAELLQAVHEVEQGQGVLVLVDLAGGSPYNASAWLACKGGKIEIVSGVNLSMLTEVLAMRNSQLDLLAQVAIESGCGGICRLQLPR; from the coding sequence ATGATCGGTGTTGTAATCGCGAGTCATGGTTTTTTGGCCAAGGCGCTGCTGGAAACTGCGGAAGATCTTCTTGGTAAGCAGTCAGCGGTTGCAGTGCTTTGCTTTGAGACCGGCGCAGCGCCGGCACGTTTGCAGGCGGAGCTGTTGCAGGCGGTGCACGAAGTAGAACAAGGGCAAGGCGTTCTGGTACTAGTCGATCTTGCCGGCGGCAGTCCATACAATGCTTCAGCGTGGCTCGCATGCAAAGGCGGGAAAATCGAAATCGTCAGCGGCGTCAACCTGTCCATGCTTACCGAGGTTTTAGCGATGCGGAACAGTCAATTGGACTTGCTGGCACAAGTTGCAATTGAAAGCGGGTGCGGCGGCATTTGCCGACTGCAGTTGCCGCGTTAA
- the pfkA gene encoding 6-phosphofructokinase translates to MLKRIAIMTSGGDCPGMNAAIRSAVRVALHEGMEVWGIYNGYAGMTNDEMEQLTSRSVGDIIQRGGTVLGTARCEEFKTPEGRQKALDNLRRHGIEGVIVIGGDGSLSGAKLLADMGMAVVGLPGTIDNDIWGTDYTIGFDTAVNTVLDAINKLRDTASAHRRVILLEVMGRNSGWIALASGLAGGAEHILIPEMKIDLDDICQQLIQSRDSGKKYSIIVVAEGAGSAAAIGEKIAKETGAETRVSVLGHIQRGGSPSAFDRILASMLAERAVLALSQGLSNIMFGYKTGLIVNVDLGDAISYKKGIDPTMFRLATLLS, encoded by the coding sequence ATGTTGAAACGTATTGCCATTATGACCAGCGGCGGTGATTGTCCGGGAATGAACGCCGCGATCCGCTCGGCGGTCCGCGTCGCGCTGCATGAAGGAATGGAAGTCTGGGGGATTTACAATGGCTATGCCGGAATGACTAATGATGAGATGGAGCAACTGACATCCCGCTCGGTCGGCGATATTATACAGCGCGGCGGAACTGTTTTGGGTACGGCGCGTTGTGAGGAATTCAAGACACCGGAGGGACGTCAAAAGGCTTTGGATAATCTAAGACGGCATGGCATTGAAGGCGTAATTGTGATCGGCGGCGATGGATCGCTCAGCGGTGCCAAGCTGCTGGCTGATATGGGCATGGCGGTTGTCGGATTGCCGGGAACGATCGACAATGATATATGGGGCACCGATTATACGATTGGTTTTGATACGGCGGTAAATACCGTGCTTGATGCGATCAATAAGCTGCGCGATACTGCATCCGCGCATCGGCGCGTGATTTTGCTTGAAGTTATGGGCCGCAATTCAGGTTGGATTGCATTGGCTTCCGGATTGGCCGGCGGCGCCGAACACATTCTGATTCCGGAAATGAAGATTGATCTGGATGATATTTGTCAGCAACTGATACAGTCGCGTGACAGCGGCAAGAAATACAGCATTATTGTCGTTGCCGAAGGTGCGGGAAGTGCGGCGGCAATCGGCGAGAAAATTGCGAAGGAAACCGGTGCAGAAACGAGAGTTTCGGTATTGGGGCATATACAACGTGGCGGTTCGCCGTCGGCGTTTGACCGGATTTTAGCAAGCATGCTTGCCGAACGTGCTGTTTTGGCTCTGTCGCAGGGCTTGTCAAACATCATGTTCGGCTACAAGACCGGTTTGATTGTCAATGTGGATCTCGGTGATGCTATCAGTTACAAAAAAGGCATTGACCCGACGATGTTTCGTCTGGCTACGTTGCTGTCGTAA
- a CDS encoding nucleoid-associated protein, producing the protein MLNIAKAKLTALSIHRVGNRLRDEGMTLSNQPYQIEDAELEEALLKYFLSSFKTGALHRFDHPADLHLNEIYMYICDMFIREESFHQQSQHICRYLYDVSDHPQIKGGEVYIARFSDCEIDGQLVDAIGIFKTEHKATYLQVEERGARFSLDCHKGINIKRLDKGCLIFNLDSMAGFRVMAVDGISKNDEAQYWKERFLRIQPVADEYFHTLNCLEICRDFAEQACVQGKADRKDQAVLMSSAIGYFGRSETFNIDEFAAEVIREPERIQEFKEHRELYQMNQGAPSVDSFTVSAPALRNAKRRYRNQIKLDTAMEIRLSEGTEGLEDNLERGYDEARGMYYYKLFFHNEQ; encoded by the coding sequence ATGTTAAATATAGCAAAGGCAAAGTTGACTGCCTTATCGATTCATCGCGTGGGAAATCGGCTTAGAGACGAAGGTATGACTTTGTCCAACCAACCTTACCAAATTGAAGACGCCGAATTGGAGGAGGCGCTGCTCAAATATTTTTTGAGTTCATTTAAGACCGGCGCACTGCATCGCTTCGATCATCCGGCTGATTTACATTTAAATGAAATATATATGTATATCTGTGATATGTTTATCCGTGAGGAGTCGTTTCATCAACAGTCGCAGCATATTTGCCGGTATTTGTATGACGTTTCGGATCATCCGCAGATCAAGGGCGGTGAAGTTTACATCGCCCGTTTTAGTGATTGCGAAATTGATGGACAGTTGGTAGATGCGATTGGTATTTTTAAAACGGAACACAAGGCGACCTATCTCCAGGTAGAAGAGCGCGGCGCTCGGTTTTCGCTTGATTGTCATAAAGGCATCAATATCAAACGTTTGGATAAAGGCTGTCTGATTTTTAATCTGGATTCGATGGCTGGTTTTCGCGTTATGGCGGTTGACGGTATTTCAAAAAACGATGAAGCGCAATATTGGAAGGAGCGCTTCTTGCGCATTCAACCCGTGGCCGATGAATATTTTCATACTTTGAATTGCTTGGAAATTTGTCGCGATTTTGCGGAACAGGCTTGCGTGCAGGGCAAAGCAGACCGAAAAGATCAGGCGGTGCTGATGTCATCTGCGATTGGTTATTTCGGCCGCAGTGAAACCTTTAATATTGATGAATTCGCAGCCGAAGTCATCCGCGAACCGGAACGGATCCAAGAATTCAAAGAACATCGTGAATTATACCAAATGAATCAGGGCGCGCCTTCCGTAGATAGCTTTACTGTTTCTGCTCCGGCTTTGCGTAACGCGAAACGGCGCTATCGTAATCAGATAAAACTCGACACTGCGATGGAAATCCGTTTGAGCGAAGGGACAGAGGGGTTGGAAGATAATCTAGAACGTGGTTATGATGAAGCAAGAGGCATGTATTATTACAAATTATTCTTTCATAATGAACAATAA
- the pheA gene encoding prephenate dehydratase, with translation MRQLAFLGPHGTHSEELARLAFPDRQLTEYPTIADCLQAVADLHMPAALVPIENSLEGTVNITLDLLSQDQHLFITKEFVWPIRHHLLTYPGSTDAPHTIFSHPQALAQCRQYIRRNYPDARLTPVDSTAAAALTVSQRGFGHAAIAARRSADLYQLVASENHICDSDDNHTRFVLVEPTLPALLETPAKTSIVCRMQGNKPGSLYLLLEVFARHNINLVRIESRPARTRLGEYSFFLDLEGSLLDPPIAETLRSIREHCSYISILGCYPTVCF, from the coding sequence ATGCGCCAATTAGCCTTTCTCGGTCCTCACGGCACACATAGCGAAGAATTGGCTCGTTTAGCTTTTCCCGACCGGCAATTGACTGAATATCCGACGATTGCCGATTGCCTGCAAGCAGTCGCTGATCTACATATGCCTGCAGCGCTTGTTCCGATTGAAAATTCCTTAGAAGGAACCGTCAACATTACACTTGATCTCTTATCCCAAGATCAGCATCTGTTCATCACCAAGGAATTTGTCTGGCCGATTCGCCATCATTTATTAACTTATCCCGGCAGTACAGATGCGCCTCACACTATTTTTTCCCACCCACAGGCCTTGGCACAATGCCGCCAATACATCAGAAGAAACTATCCTGATGCGCGTCTCACCCCTGTCGACAGCACCGCCGCCGCCGCACTGACCGTTTCCCAGCGCGGCTTTGGCCACGCCGCGATTGCGGCACGACGTTCCGCCGACTTATATCAACTCGTCGCCAGCGAAAATCACATTTGCGATTCGGACGACAACCATACTCGCTTCGTTTTAGTAGAGCCGACACTGCCCGCTTTGCTGGAAACTCCCGCCAAGACATCGATCGTCTGTCGCATGCAGGGAAACAAGCCTGGCAGCTTATATTTGCTCCTGGAAGTTTTCGCCCGCCATAATATCAATCTTGTTCGGATTGAATCACGTCCGGCGCGCACTCGTCTGGGCGAATACAGTTTTTTCCTCGATCTGGAAGGCAGTCTGCTCGATCCTCCGATTGCAGAGACACTTCGCAGCATTCGCGAGCATTGCTCTTATATTTCCATTCTAGGTTGTTATCCTACTGTTTGTTTTTAA
- a CDS encoding YqaA family protein, producing MEAWIPIFQNYGVSGLFVLSFIESFISPILPDLLLIPMALAMPQEAIYYSAVATTGSVLGGFVGYGAGGRFGIPLVQRFIPAEQAEKIREWIEKYGGWAIFFAAMAPIPYKFVSISAGVFRVNLLVFFIASVLGRGKRFLLEGVLIYYYGPKALELITNASDHFLILFLMLVVGGIIAFYWYRREPSRENE from the coding sequence GTGGAAGCGTGGATTCCGATTTTCCAAAACTACGGTGTATCAGGGTTGTTTGTATTATCCTTTATTGAGTCTTTTATTTCGCCGATTTTACCGGATCTTTTGTTGATTCCGATGGCGTTGGCTATGCCGCAGGAGGCGATTTACTACTCTGCAGTAGCAACTACAGGCTCTGTGCTGGGCGGATTTGTCGGTTATGGCGCTGGCGGGCGCTTTGGCATACCTTTAGTGCAACGCTTTATTCCGGCTGAGCAGGCGGAGAAGATTCGCGAATGGATTGAAAAATATGGGGGATGGGCCATTTTTTTTGCAGCGATGGCGCCAATTCCTTATAAATTCGTCAGTATTAGCGCGGGTGTCTTTCGTGTTAACCTGTTAGTGTTTTTCATTGCTTCTGTTTTAGGGCGCGGGAAACGATTTTTACTCGAAGGCGTACTGATTTATTATTATGGCCCTAAGGCGTTGGAATTGATAACGAATGCATCGGATCATTTTTTGATTCTATTCTTAATGCTAGTGGTTGGCGGTATTATTGCTTTTTACTGGTATCGGAGGGAACCGTCTAGAGAAAATGAATAA
- a CDS encoding HD-GYP domain-containing protein has protein sequence MGHGYMIRKVLLKEILPGMELGTEVLLPGNGRMLEEGTVLTTELLARFKKGGVASLDIRQREEWPDILAKSLNEPAEKKRFMSVYMETVQSVKDAFQDMRVCERLSMDEMERLVQGMILPMLNYRGIIHNLYELHACDEYTFHHSVKVALLCGVIGKWMGYEEEAICQLSLAGLLHDVGKSRIPLELLTKPGKLTPAEMAIMQQHVTKGYELLQKSGVIVAWPVACAVLQHHERMDGSGYPHRTCGGELHPYAKIVAVADVYDAMTSDRVYRKRHTPFKVLKTLTEEMFGKLDPDVCTTFMNNIRDYLIGNRVKLSDGRLAEVVALHHPMATRPVVRTQAGDFIDLESEKNIVIIEIIND, from the coding sequence CTTCTCAAGGAAATCCTTCCTGGCATGGAACTGGGAACTGAGGTTTTGCTTCCTGGTAACGGGAGAATGCTGGAAGAAGGTACGGTGTTGACGACCGAATTATTGGCGCGCTTTAAAAAAGGAGGGGTCGCCTCCCTCGATATAAGACAGCGGGAAGAATGGCCCGATATTTTGGCAAAATCGCTGAACGAGCCGGCGGAAAAGAAACGCTTTATGTCGGTGTACATGGAGACAGTCCAATCGGTGAAGGATGCGTTCCAAGATATGCGGGTATGTGAGCGTTTGTCGATGGATGAAATGGAGCGTCTTGTGCAAGGCATGATTTTACCAATGCTGAACTATCGCGGCATTATTCATAATTTGTACGAGCTGCATGCTTGTGATGAATATACGTTCCATCATTCCGTAAAAGTTGCGCTTCTTTGCGGCGTAATTGGCAAATGGATGGGCTATGAGGAGGAGGCGATTTGTCAATTGTCTTTGGCGGGTTTGCTGCATGATGTTGGGAAATCAAGAATACCACTGGAACTACTGACAAAACCGGGCAAACTTACTCCGGCTGAGATGGCGATTATGCAGCAACATGTAACAAAAGGCTATGAGCTGCTGCAAAAAAGCGGTGTCATCGTTGCCTGGCCGGTTGCCTGCGCCGTATTGCAACACCATGAACGAATGGATGGCAGTGGTTACCCGCATAGAACATGCGGTGGAGAGCTTCATCCCTATGCGAAAATTGTTGCGGTTGCAGATGTGTATGATGCAATGACGTCAGACCGTGTCTATCGGAAACGCCATACCCCGTTTAAGGTGTTGAAAACTTTGACGGAAGAGATGTTTGGCAAATTAGACCCGGATGTCTGCACGACATTTATGAATAATATCCGCGACTATCTGATCGGTAATCGCGTCAAGCTTAGTGATGGTCGACTCGCGGAAGTGGTGGCTTTGCATCATCCGATGGCGACTAGGCCGGTAGTTAGAACGCAAGCCGGCGATTTTATCGATTTAGAAAGCGAAAAAAATATTGTGATTATAGAAATCATAAATGACTGA